A region of the Dasypus novemcinctus isolate mDasNov1 chromosome X, mDasNov1.1.hap2, whole genome shotgun sequence genome:
gtcactttgttcttcttactctattttcttgttgctggctaactttaaaggaaaatattagggccagggaaagcaaaatgagtaagaaaagaaaatatataaagtagtattggtaataaatgttaacagagcaacaatgtgagatctaggagaatggatattagactcatgtaagttgtgtagagttatagcagtaagtagagtacctataatgagacagtcaactgaatatggggaggaatatagtatgatttaaaaggccagtgttttcatgagagatggaaagagaaaagaaagaccataatataaagagtgaataaaagacagaaaacagaacaaaggtattagaaataaaaagtcagtcaatttgggggccaaacaaagggaggtggaatgtaagagaaacaatagatgatggaggacagtaagatatagaggaaaggggatagtgttggtggccaaagtcaatatacacagaaaagaggaaatggaggatgagggaacacagcaaatgtgaagcactccctgcagcacctattatattaaaaataataaaataaaaaaagaaaagggaaggaaaagagggaaaaaggggggggactaaaaagggaaggaagcaagcaagaaaaggaaaaagagaaaaagagaagagaaaaagagccttggggggataaagaggaagaaaaaaccagaagacaatgcagcaataacaacagcaacaacaacaaaaaaacaccaaagtttcaagctaggaatcctctttgcagttaaataagaTGCTCAGGGATctgactttccccctttctcccttcctcacttccctctctcccagggcagcaggaaaggtgcatgaggggtccagtaggagattcaagtgggtccttggtgaaccaactcaacacagaagacaatgactctttatttccagtgagagagcacctacacctcaccagaaactccaaatatgctattggaagcttcaAAAGCACATCCCACAGTCCCTCccctttaggtgtgctaggagagggctaattgattttctgactccaccttttcccagaccaagttttctatcccagggtgttttggtaaattgggctttctcagtagattcacctctcctttcttctcaggctctccgcaagccagctggtatgctcctccaagctcaaagaaaaaaaaaagtggagggcTAGGATAATTAATCACTGACGGACCTCAGGGCTtgctggattcaggaatgggaattccaggatattgcagactcaaggtatgtgagtctgcaGAGCATGGGCTATGGGGATTTAGGGGATACTGACCTGGGAACCAGGCATCTggtaaacatggggtttgggcACGATGCAACACAATCAACAGATTTCAGTGATCGCAgcagccgccagccctagggagaagggtcccacccacaacttctgccCTCcgtatcagaaacccaaaattctacctcttgcaagaacctcttttgtcactgtctcaccaaatcaacgtccagacacctcctgccctgcaagcccctcaaacagcccagtccagcaggactctgaccctactcagctgcttctttgcaggagagattatgaggtgcactctcTCTGGctccatcttgccctgcctccctaaCTTATTTTaagaagccaatatcaccctcattccaaaatcagataaagatatcacaagaaaataaaattacagactgaTATCTCTttagaatatagatgcaaaagtcctcaagaaaatactggAAAACTGAATATAACAgaacattaaaaagaattatacatggtgatcaattgggatttatcccaggtatgtgatgttagttcaacataagaaaatcaattaatacaatACATAAgcttaacagaatgaaggggaataaatcacatgatcatttccattgatacagaaaaggcattatAAAAATTCAGCACAgcttcttggtaaaaacacttagaaaactaggaatagaaggtgtggcagtttgagattgtttttgaattccaaaaagaaagattttgtttctaagctggtctgttcctctaggtgtgatagcctttgattgtattaaattcagctgagatgtctttgattaaattgtgttaggaatggggctttgatttgaccagtaGAGTGTAACTCAGTTTGAATCCCCAACCCCTTCATGGGTTATGTGAATGGACATTCGATCAAGGAGCtgcacagaagtagatacacagaaaagataCATAGAGGAAGAGatacagctccatagacatgtcagaggcactgggaagagagatgagctatttgcctaatagtttgctgctgagcccagaaagaaatgagccctggggagagataggagccttatgccaacctacagctgagataggaagaagctggacccatggggcctaaagagggaagaggaaggctgaaccctcacagacattgcccaccatcttgcttcaacatatggcaacagaggCTGGTAAGGAAGTAAtgttgagttggactctttagggccttgtgactataagcttctaccccaaatacataccctcataaaaactaacagatttctggtactttgcatcagcacccctttggctgactaatacagaaggaaacttcctcaacattacaaaggtcatatatgaaaaacctacaattaatatcatacttaatggtgaaagactgaaagctttccctctaaggtcaggaaaaagaaaagagtgcTCACTGTCatccaacattgtactagaagttctagtcagagcaattaggcaagaaaaaaagacatccaCTTtgcaaagtaagaaataaaacttcactatttgcagatgacatgatcctatataaagaaaatcctgaaaaatccatgacACAGATCCCAGAGCTAATAGACAAATTCAGTGAAGTGATGGGCTACAAGACCaataccccaaaatcagtagtgttcctaTACATGAGccatgaacaattggaagaagaaatttttaagaaatccattcacaagagtaaataaaagaatcaaatatctagtaataaataGTACTatggatgtaaagaacttgtacacagtaaaacacaaaacactgctaaaaaaatcagacctaagtaaatgaaaggacattctgcgttcatggattggaagaccaaatattgttaagacgtcaattctacccaaagtgatttacagatttaatgcaataccaaacaaaattccaacaaccttctttgaagaaatggaaaagccaactatcaAACATAACTGGAAGGTTAAGAATTCTCGAATAGCCcaagctatcttgaaaaagaagaacaaagttgaaggactcacttcacaatctttaaacttattacaaatccacagtagtcaaaacagtaTGGCTCTGGCACAGAAACAGATATATAAGctaatggaatggaattgagagttcaaaaatcaatcctcacatttatggcctagtgatttttgtcaagggggcaaagatcactcaattgggaaagaataatctcttgaACAAATGATGATGATAAAACTGGATCAACATATTCAGAATATGAAGGTGGACCCATACATCacagcatatacaaaaatcagttcaaACTGGACCAAATATAAGAACAAGAACTATACAagtcctggaagaaaatatagggaagcattttcaggaccttgtttagacaatggtttcttagactttatacccaaagaacaagcaacaagaaaaaacacataaatgggacctcagcaaaatttaaaacttttgttcatcaaaggactttataatgaaagtaaaacaacaatctacataatgagagaaaatatctggaaaccacatacccaataaaggtttaatatccaaaatacataaagaaatccttcaactcaacaacaaaaagacaaacaacccaatttaaaaatgagtaaaaagtCTTGAATAGGCATGTCTCCAGAGAAGATACTATACAAATTGCCAAGATGCtaataaaaagatgctcaacatcattagccattagagaaatgtaaatcaaaaccacaattagataccatttcacacccattggaATGGttattataaaaatggaaaatgacaagtgttggagaggatgtggagaaataggaacacatatTTATtgctgtaaaatggtgcagccactgtggaagacaatttggtggttccttagaaagttaagtatagaattactatatgactaggcaatcccatttctaggtatatagccacaagaattgaaagcaggaactcagatatttgcatgccaatgtactacaatttttaaagatggaagcaacccaagtgtccatcaactgatgaatgaacaatcaagatgtagtatatacacacaatggaatattattcagctggaaATGGACAGAAGCTGTGatccatgcaacaacatggatgaaccttcaaggcaccatgttgagtgaaataagccagacatggacgtgaaataaattagaaaaagcaaagtcATACagtcagaatctggaatataggttactaggggagGGTGTGGGGATAGAAATAGGGAGTTAGGCTTAGAATGTATAGTGTTTtgatttgggatgatggaaaggttttggtaatggatggtgttggtTGTTACACAACGTTGTGAATgttattaacagcactgaattatatattttaatatgactgaaagtgggaaattttagtgttatatatatgtacttgaataaaaattaaaaaaaacaaaaaactcatatGCTTGTGGTTTAATATCAGTGCTTGGCTATACCCATCTGtgtgaaaagacatttttaagatgGCCAATGTAAAATTTCATTACAGATCTAACAGATGAGCATTTTTATGAGCATTTTGATGATAGGGAACACTAACTTtctaattatgaaaaatattctcTCCCCCAAATAACCCATTTTTCTTATTAGTAgatccatattattttttaaaaatattgttttctgtCTTGTTATATAAttatgttcataacagcattgatTTTACCTCTGGGCCCTGCAAATCCCAAAGTGTTTACTCTCTGTCTTTCCCAGAAACAGTCCccgtacccccccccccccccccccccgccccagggtTCTGCTTATTACACCACTATAGTGTTGCTGACAAGGGTAAGTCTAAAAGACCTGGACCTGTGTGGGCCTAAAAGGCAGCACAGGACCAACCCCTAAGGCCTCAAGGAAAAGGGAGGCAACACTCGAACTCCAGAAGCTGAGGGCCTTGATCATTTGTTGGACGCAGGACGTGTCAATCCTCACTTCTCAGCAAATGAGCTTAGAGTTTGCTCTGTTGTCCCTTTGTGGCCTCGCCCCCCGTCACCTGGCCAGTGAACTCTTTCCCGCCTTTTTCACCTTGGGCTCAAGGGCAACCGTGGTAAGGGTTCCTGGGGTGGGATTCCTGGGGTGGTTTTCCTGGGGTGGGTTTCCTGGGGTGGGGCCCCTTTCCATCGCGGGACCTCCTCGGGCCCCGTCACAGACGGTTGTCTTCACAGCGGCCGCCTCCTGGGCCGCCCGTCGCCTCAAAGCAGCGAGCGCTACCAACCAACCGCCTCAGTGGCCGCCATCTTTGCCGTCGTCGCCGCAGCCCGCTCACCGCCCAGTCGAGGTGCTGACTGGTGATGTCTGCCGCCGACGAGCGAGAACCGGGCCCAGGCCGCGACCACGCCGTGGGCGCGGCGGAGATGGGCGCGGCGGAGGTGGGCTCCATGTTGGCCGCCGGCGGCAGCGAGGTGGTCCTCGACCCCGGGCCAGGCGGGGGCCGCCCAGCGCCTGTGGCGGGGGCGACCGGAGTCGCGGGGGTCATCTCCCCTGGGGGACCGGAGGCGCCCGCCGGGGCCCTTCAGGAGGAGGAGGGTGGGCAGGCGGCGGCCCCGGCTGGGGTGCAGGAGGGCGGCAGCGCAGAGGAGGACTCGGACATCGGGCCGGCAGACGAGGAGGACCAGGACGTCGAGTCGGGCATGGACGTCGTCGTGGACGCCCATCAGTTCCCCATGGAGGGCTTTCGGTTCATATTCCTGGATCTGGTCCACTCCCTCCTCCACCGCATCTATTATAACCACCATATCCTGGTCCGGCCCCACGGAGGCCGCGTGATGATGAGGCAGCGCCCCGGGACGCCCGAGGACCCGGAAGAATCACCCGCGGTCCCCGTGCCCGAGCTCCCCACCGAGCCACTCCCGCCCTGGCCGCCCCAAGACCCGGGAGAGGGCCCCGCATCCTGGGGAGCAGAGGGCCCGGCTGAGCGCAACGCGCCTGCCGGCGAGCCCAAGAAGCCGAGAGAGGAGGCGGCAGGCCCTGAGGGTGAGGAGCGGGCGGGCGCGGCTGCAGGGCGCGGGTGGAGGGGGCAGCGCCCAGGGGCCCAATCCGCGAGCGCCGGTGGCCTCTCGGCAGGCGTGTGGAGTCGGCGCAGCGGATTCCCCGGCCCAGCGCTTGCCTCAGGGGGAGCAGGCGGGTGAGGGCCCTTAGAACACTTAAGGCCGGTGTACCCAAGTTAAAGCCCAATCCTAGACCTTGAGAGTCTGGAGAAAAACACCTTGCCCTCCACCCACAGCTGTTTGATTAGCGATCTGACCTACCAATGCAATTATGAGCCCACAGATGGATGTCAGGGCTCAGGATGTTCAGGAAGGAGTTTGGGAGGAAATGGAAGGGAAGCCAGGAGGAAAGAGCAAACAAATTTTGGttgatgacttttaaaaatatgaagattcTCAGAAAGTCCATCGCCTAGAATGATGAACTGATAAGGGAGCACttagaagaaattaaatattcaggaaattgGGGAATCCATGAGCTCCACCATAGAATTTGTCTTTGAGGCAAATGAATGGTTTTCCAAAAAAAGTTGTGACCAATACACACGGAATGCAGTCAGACCCTGATGATTCTGATCACTTCTTCTCCAAAGAGCCAGAAATAATCAGCAGCATTGGGTGTGAGATTTACTGGAAAGAGGGTAATAATATCACCTTGAAAACTATCAAGCAGCAGTGTAAGGGCCACGGAAGTGTATCAACTGGTAGGAAGATGCCTACCTCTATTTTCGTGAGTTACTTTTATCCCTCCTGATTCTCTTGAGGGAGGAGTACTGGGTGCTGTTACTGATTATGAACTGGGATGTTTTTCCATGAATGTTTGGTCCCAAAGTCTGTATTGTTCTTCACTAAAGAAGCGACTAAGCATCAGTATGAAAACTCGGATGAAGAGGCCCAAAAAGCCGGTggtgaggaagagaaagaagcagagcaggaaaaagaaaagaaaaatgaaaaacaaggacCTGGAAAGGATCTGAACCTAGCAGAGGGCAGCCCCTGAAAATCCAGGTATCTAATGTGTAGCCTTGAACATCACCCAACCATTCCTGGCATTTACCTGTTACTGATAGCTTTATGTTTGTTTACAATTCTCTTAGTAAATTAATTACAAAAAGGATAGATTAAATTAGCTTTAAATTCAGTATAGCTTAGTAGTTAATAGAATACTTGTATACATAATAATAGAAAAtgcaatatattttgaaatacacTACATGGCTACTAATTTGTTCTGTGAGGTCCTTTGTCCTCGACCTGTAAGATTACTAATGGGTGAATGCAGGAGACCTAGTAACCAGTATTGTTTAGAGAACCGTTAACAAAAGCAGCAGCTAAAGTAGCTGGGTCATGTACCAACTGGGCCTTTATCACTTGGCCACTGAAATGCAGTCTCTTGTCCTAACCAGGAGACAATGCCGTTTAGAATGTGACTACTTACAAATAGTTAAAACCTTTAAAGTGTTAAGTAGGACCACATTCAATGATAATACCTAAGTATTCATTCAGTAGTAGATTTTTGAATTCTACATGAcagtcaaaagaaaagaaacttagtCATTGTATGATTATTGTTTCTTACAGTATATCTTCCTTTTGAGTATATTTGAAtgatttattaacatttttctttttctttttgcatttcacAGCTATAAAAGCCTCTTTCCTATATGATAGATATGCAAACTAAGGGTCTGGGAAGATAAGGGATATCATTTGTGTAACTAACACAGACTTTTAAGGTAGAGAGGTTTATCTAAATCCCGGAATTGTctatcaagaaaagaaaatgagtattTATGGTGTTGGGCAGGAGAGAGACAAGGTTGGTGCAGTCACATGATAGAAGCTCTTGGAGGAGCTCCCTGATATCCAAGGGTACAAGTTACAAGAGGAAAAGGTGGTAGTCTTTCCTTGTTGAGATATAAGCATACAAATGCTGCAGACATACATAAAGGGCGACTATTTTCTTAGATTTAAAAAGCTACTGGTGCAGGTTAATGTTGTATAATTGTTcattttatctcatttcatcctttAGTTgggaggaatagaaagaaaaggatggagaaagaagaaagaatctgtTCTTCACTTTTTTTAGGTTTTGCAGTTTTTAGAAGCCCAAGGGATTTTTGTCAACACTGATTTCATCCCACAGTTCATCACCCAAAAAATGATATCCAGTGACGTCTGACTTTTCTCTTACCTTTCACAGATATAATTGACAGCATTTGttcaagttaaaaataaaagtttgtttTAAATGACCAACCTGAAATatgggtagattttttttttagataaataaTCTTGACTCagatctctctttttgttttggcCCACCTTATCTTCATTGAAAGGGATCACTTTCCACCATTTGGTAAGcctattttcacttattttattgaagactaaaatatcttaaaacatCAGGTTTAAACAGTTCTTTTAAAGAGAGGGTTGAAGGTCAAGCCATTAGAGCTATGCTGCCCGTTTCATTATTTGCTAGCCACATATGGCTACTCAACACTTGAAATTTAGCTAGTCCACTTTGAGATGTGGTACAATTatagaaaataatgtaaaataactCAATAATTTTTATACTGATTATATGTTGAAATAATGTGTTAAACCAAATATAGTCTTAAAATTAATGTcaccatttttttacttttttctattaaaatttttacatggcaaattatatatataacataacatTTCCATTATAACCATTtctaaatgtacaattcagtggcatcaattatatttacaatttttgcTACCATTATCATCATCTATTACCAAACTTtttcttcaccccaaacagaaactctgtacccttaagcaataactccccatttcccttccAACCAGTTcctggtaaccactaatctattcctgtctctatgaatttgcttattctagatattacaTCTAAGTGGAAtcacaatgtttgtccttttgtgtttggcttatttcacttagtataatgttttcaaggtcatcaacattatagcatgtatcagaacttcattcctttttatagccgaaaaacattccattctatgaatataccacattttgtttatccatctgtcAAATAAACATTTGGGTTGTTCTCATCTTTTGGcttgtgaacaatgctgttatCAACATtggtgtttttactttttaatgtggctactagaaaattacACATGTGGCTGTGTAATATTATGGGGCAGAGCTGCTTTAAAGCATGTTTTTGAAGGAAACCTTATGGATGACCCAGCTTTCCTGGAGGTCAGATGGTGCTGCTGAACCTGGGTCCAGACTTTGATTTGGAGcaggttctcaaagtgtggtcccccaACAAACAGAGTCACATCACCTGGGAAGttgtttaaaatgcaaattcccacccaagacctactgaatcagaaactctgaagGTGGAGCCCAGCAATCTGTTTTAACAAGCATTCGAGGTTTCTGATGCACACTAAGGTTTGAGCACCTCTGGTTTAGAGCAAGAGGGGAAGAAACTGTGCTTTTTCTACAGTAGGACCAGCTAATTTATTGGTTTGCAACTGTTGCAGGTAAATTGAACTGAAGGCAAGGGCTGGCTTGGGAGGCTAGAACTCACAGTGGGCTGAGACACAGATGGCAAAGATTAGGTGGTAGCAGAAAAATGCATAAGGGAAAAAGCTAGCTGCAGAAGGATACAAACatgatactatatatatatatataaattctaaaACATACAGAATGATCACCATATACTATTGTGTATACAAATATGTAGAGTTAAAGGCATGCATATGGCTGGTGCAGACAAATGTAGCATGTATAATTGCATGCATGGAAAAGAAACACCTCATTTAGGAAAGTGGTTATTTCctggggaaagaaagagaggggaatTCTGTTGCAGAGGGGTAGACAGTAGGCCTTCAACTCTATTTGTAATACTATATTTCTTAAGCTGGGTGGTGGATACGTGGATGTTTTTAGCAGTATTCTCTATAACTTTGGGTAGGTCTGAAATATTTCCtagtaaaaaatgagaaataaaaaagggaaagggagagagtaGGCTTAATCTCTGGAATCtcttgaaggagaaaaaaaaaggtgaagtCATAGTTGATGAGAGTGGAGGATAAGAGAAGGGGGAAAGCCTAGGGATTTGAGGCTAGACAACTTTATTTCCACATTTAGTTAGAGTCCTAGGTGCTCTCTCAGTAGCACTGATACCTTCTTTCATATTGTGTGGTAGCACATCTCGTATTCtaacttatattatttttaaaaattgaggtgaAATTTGCATAGCACAAAATTAGCCTTTtaaaagtgaacaattcagttgTATTTAATAATTCACAATATGCTACAAACACCACCTCTAGTtccaatacatttttttaaaagatttatttttatttatttctctccccttcctctcctccccaccagttgtctgttctctgtgtctatttggtgcgtgtttttctttgtccgcttttgttgtcagcggcatgggaatctgtgtttctttttgttgagtcatctcgttgtgtcagctctccgtgtgtgcagtgccattcctgggcaggctgcattttctttcgcactgggcggctctccttacggggtgcactccttgcgcgtggggctcccctacgcgggggacacccctgcgtggcacggcactccttgcgcgcatcagcactgcgcatgggccagctgcacatgggtcaaggaggcctggggtttgaaccgcagacctcccatatggtagacggtcgccctaaccacgggccaagtccgcttcccctccaatacatttttattataccAAAATAAAAACCTGTACCCCTGAAGtaatttctccccattcccttgTCCCCCCAGTCTTTGGCAACCACCAAATTCTATCtatatggatttacctattctggatatttcatataagtggaataatataatatatgatcttttgagtctggcttctttgacttagcatactgttttcaaggttcatctgtgttgtaacATGTATTCAGtacatcattcctttttgtggctgaataatattccatcatatgtatatattgatttgtttattcattggttgatggacatttgtgtgtTTTCACCTTTTGGTTATCATTAACAGTGCTTCTctgaacatttgtatacaagtatttgtgcattattttatatgtgaataCTGCCCCTACCTGCACCCCTTGGGTCAAGAACTTCTGAATGGTTGGGtctttaaagaattttatttatcttccttttCTAAAGCCCTAGACACTGAGCTTTCCACTTATGAAATGCTCAATTAATATCTGTTAAAGTGAAGTAACACTTCAGCAACCCTGTTATGTCAGtgttgatattttaaaagaaattatcatGTAGTATTCTTTATGGCTAGGACTACATGGTGAGGCATAGGCACAGGGCTCCTTGGCATCATTACTGAAACTGAAAGGACAGGCCAAGTAGACATTTACCCATGTAGTGTTTGAGGGCCTTCAAATTGGTTCTGATTTGTTAGTGTCTATGCTGTACTAGTTGTTAATATAGTATTGCTCTTAGACCCAGAAGGGGAAACCTCTGTCC
Encoded here:
- the CT47C1 gene encoding cancer/testis antigen family 47 member C1 translates to MSAADEREPGPGRDHAVGAAEMGAAEVGSMLAAGGSEVVLDPGPGGGRPAPVAGATGVAGVISPGGPEAPAGALQEEEGGQAAAPAGVQEGGSAEEDSDIGPADEEDQDVESGMDVVVDAHQFPMEGFRFIFLDLVHSLLHRIYYNHHILVRPHGGRVMMRQRPGTPEDPEESPAVPVPELPTEPLPPWPPQDPGEGPASWGAEGPAERNAPAGEPKKPREEAAGPEGEERAGAAAGRGWRGQRPGAQSASAGGLSAGVWSRRSGFPGPALASGGAEATKHQYENSDEEAQKAGGEEEKEAEQEKEKKNEKQGPGKDLNLAEGSP